In Sphingobacterium sp. SRCM116780, the genomic stretch ATTGTTAAAGGTTACATATTTAAGCACTCAAGAGTTTTGTTAAAGCAGTAATAATGTTATGGCAAAATCGTGGCAGCCAATATGATTGTACTTAGAAATGAGGTTTTAAAGTGTTTGGAAAGAGTTGGTTCGAATCCCTCGCTCTCCGCCATAATAAAAAGAAAGCCCGATGTCAATCGGGTTTTGTTGTTTATGGACTTTTGCAAACAAGGTTTGAACAAAAGACATAAACAACAAAAGAAATGAGCGCAGCGAATGGCTTTATTGTTATATGAAGCCTTCCCCATTAGGGATCATGGAATAATCCTCGTTCAAAAAAGACAAGTTTCGATTTTGTTGTTTATGGATTTTTTATCTTATAAAAGACTATTATGCTACTTTTGGATTAAAGTATTAATTTCCTGAAAGCTTAACGAATCATTTGCAAAATCGAATTGACCTGATTTAATATGTTGTATCGATTTGATAAAACTGCTCATCGCATTTCTATAAAGTGAGGCCCCTAGACTAATACGTCTTACACCAATCTTTGATAGCTCTTCAAAACTTAAAGTACCACCTTTTAATCCCATAAATACATTCAAAGGTTTATCAATGGAGCTTATTACAGATTCAATTTCTTCTTTTAAGATTATTCCTGGAGCAAAGAGAACATCGGCTCCCGCTCTTTGATATGCCTGTAAACGTTTTATTGTATCGTCTAAATCTGGATTACCAATAAAATAATTATCTGCACGAGCAGTTAGTATAAAAGGAAAATTTAGGCTTTTGGCTGCTTCTGAAGCAGCTTTTACTCTTTCTACTGCAAGTTCAAAAGGATAATTTTTATTTGAATTTGTATCTTCAATTGAAGCACCAACAATTCCAGTTTCAGCTGCTCTTAGTATAGTATCATAAATATTTTTGGGGCTATCAAAAAAACCGTAACCCAAATCGGCACTCACAGGTAAATCAGTCGCTGAGGTAAGCTCTCTTAAATGAACTAATACCTTTTCCAGAGCTAATGAATTATCATCAGCTCCATTTGACAATGCAAATGCAGCACCAGAAGTGGCTAACGCTTTAAAACCATAAGAACTTAAAATCTTTGCACTTCCAATATCCCATGGATTAGGCATAATAAAAGCTGATTTCTCTTTGTGTAATTCACTAAAAATAACTGCTTTGTCATATTGACTTTTCATATTAAATCAATTTTAGAATAAAAAATGTTCTTTAACATTATCATGTTACTAATTAAATCACCAACTGTTTTCTAGTGGACTTTTAGCAACAACATCGAATATAAAATTAAATTTTCGGTTTGTTTTTCAAAAAATCACCATCTATGATGAACAATTTTACACCATTTTTGCTACTGGAACAATGTGAGCTTAAATCATCTGATACGATGTAAGACATACCTTTTTCTAATTTAAAAATACTCCCATTTTTAAGTTCACTTTCAAATTCTCCATCTACACAATATACGATATGTCCTTTTTCGCACCAGTGATCTGCGAGATAACCAGAAGAATATTCTACCATTCGCAATCTCAATCCTTCATATTGCATCGTCTGCCAAATTGCAACACCAGTCTCTCCTTTGTGTTGAACTTTTGGAATGTTATTCCAATCGATATTTTCAAATAAAATGTTACTCATACAAATTTTGTCTGTTTAAATGAATTAATACTGTCTTGCAATTATAACCCAACTTATACCCTATTCTATTGTTTGAGTGGGAAAGCTCGAACCGGTTAATAAAATGTATCTTCTTGAATTCATTTCAATAGACATCAATATTTCCTTATTGTTGTCGTTGTTTTGAAAGGCAACTATATAAAACATAGTATTTATCACAAAATATTAATATTATACTGTGTTTTTTTCTAATAAGTTCAATTGGGAATCTACTGGTAGAAACTCTTATTTGAAAAAGTAGTTTTTACACCTTTAAAATTGCTATTAGCTATGTTAATCTTTATTGTAGTAAGGAAAAGAAACTATATAGCACATAATTCAAGTAGTTGATTTTTGATTGCGTTCTTTTACACAGGTCATGTTTTAGTAGTGTAAAATTTGAATACTTTCAAAAAAGAATAACATAAAGACATTCTCTTTTATATTTACCTAATGCTTAATTAAGAAGTAATATTCCATCAAAAATATATTTTCTTCTTGATCTATTCACATTAATGAGATTTTATACTCTAAATTAATTAGTATAATGAGCGATCATTTTATTTACCAACCCTTTATCGTCAAAAAACATAACTTCTATTGACATTTTATTCATGATAGATTTGTAATACAAAGCCACAGAATTAACTCCCGAGGTAACTGCAATAAGCTCAAAATGTAAATCTGGGAATTTTAGTAAAGCTTTATTC encodes the following:
- a CDS encoding oxaloacetate decarboxylase; the encoded protein is MKSQYDKAVIFSELHKEKSAFIMPNPWDIGSAKILSSYGFKALATSGAAFALSNGADDNSLALEKVLVHLRELTSATDLPVSADLGYGFFDSPKNIYDTILRAAETGIVGASIEDTNSNKNYPFELAVERVKAASEAAKSLNFPFILTARADNYFIGNPDLDDTIKRLQAYQRAGADVLFAPGIILKEEIESVISSIDKPLNVFMGLKGGTLSFEELSKIGVRRISLGASLYRNAMSSFIKSIQHIKSGQFDFANDSLSFQEINTLIQK
- a CDS encoding DHCW motif cupin fold protein — protein: MSNILFENIDWNNIPKVQHKGETGVAIWQTMQYEGLRLRMVEYSSGYLADHWCEKGHIVYCVDGEFESELKNGSIFKLEKGMSYIVSDDLSSHCSSSKNGVKLFIIDGDFLKNKPKI
- a CDS encoding nuclear transport factor 2 family protein; the protein is MDAQKFAQEWINSWNSHDLENIMDHYADDIEIITPMIKLVAGIENGSLIGKDLIKDYWNKALLKFPDLHFELIAVTSGVNSVALYYKSIMNKMSIEVMFFDDKGLVNKMIAHYTN